The Selenomonas sp. AB3002 sequence TCTGGGTGCCCACTCCCGTAACCCTGGGACGCCAGCCAGCCTTGGCGGCTTCCTTCCGGGCCTGGGCGGCCTTGATGTCATAGTCGGCAGCAATGCCGTCAGGCCGGTGCTCCAAGGCGTATGCCTCGCAGTCAGGCAGGTCCTTGTCATAGGGTTCGTAGGAAAAGTGATCCAGGGGCTCCACATTCGTGTCCTGGGGCAGGCCCACGATGCTGGCCAGGGTGGACTTGGCCACCTCCACGGCCTTCTCGGCA is a genomic window containing:
- a CDS encoding TolC family protein, whose translation is AEKAVEVAKSTLASIVGLPQDTNVEPLDHFSYEPYDKDLPDCEAYALEHRPDGIAADYDIKAAQARKEAAKAGWRPRVTGVGTQSIAGNAPFASERSNNWQAGLSVNWNIFDNGVTSENVRQAASLVDQYEAGARKTRKTIQLETRTAYLNMKAAEQNIQETAVA